The following proteins are co-located in the Thermodesulfobacteriota bacterium genome:
- a CDS encoding SDR family oxidoreductase: MKIVVIGGTGLIGSKLVDRLRGLGHNVTAASPGTGVNTITGEGLSEALSGAGTVVDVANSPSFEDKAAIEFFETSGRNLFAAEHAAGVRYHVALSVVGTERLLQSGYFRAKMAQEDLIKASGIPYTILRATQFFEFVGGIAQFSTDGQKVILPPALIQPIVSDDVAEALADVTLGEPVNGIVEVAGPEKFRLDELVRMYLNATGDTRRVVTDSAARYFGIDVDDRSLTPDEGARIAQTRFRDWLINSASPAAGHGQ, encoded by the coding sequence ATGAAAATCGTCGTTATCGGCGGCACCGGGCTCATAGGGAGCAAGCTCGTGGACAGGCTTCGAGGGCTCGGCCATAACGTGACGGCGGCGTCGCCCGGCACCGGTGTGAATACGATCACCGGCGAGGGACTATCCGAAGCGCTTTCAGGCGCGGGGACCGTCGTAGACGTGGCGAACTCGCCTTCGTTCGAAGACAAGGCGGCCATAGAATTTTTCGAGACGTCCGGCCGCAACCTCTTCGCGGCGGAGCACGCCGCGGGTGTGAGGTACCACGTTGCATTGTCGGTCGTCGGCACCGAGCGCCTTCTCCAGAGTGGTTACTTCCGGGCGAAGATGGCGCAGGAAGACCTGATCAAGGCGTCAGGGATTCCTTACACGATTTTGCGCGCGACGCAGTTCTTCGAGTTCGTGGGAGGCATTGCACAATTCTCGACAGACGGACAGAAAGTGATCCTGCCGCCGGCCCTTATCCAGCCCATAGTCTCGGACGACGTGGCCGAGGCCCTTGCTGACGTAACGCTCGGGGAGCCCGTGAACGGCATCGTCGAGGTCGCAGGCCCCGAGAAATTCCGTCTCGACGAGCTCGTTCGCATGTACCTGAATGCAACCGGGGACACGCGCCGGGTGGTCACGGACAGCGCCGCGCGATACTTCGGCATAGACGTGGACGACCGGTCTCTCACCCCGGACGAGGGAGCGCGCATAGCACAGACGCGTTTCCGGGACTGGCTTATTAACTCCGCTTCTCCCGCGGCAGGGCACGGGCAGTAA